The DNA window TGATTTTAAAGATCGTTATCGCGTACTTCTCCGCGCCGATTCGGATTTCCACGAATTGCTCCGCTTGCGTTTGCATACCCGAAGCCCCCCTCTACACCTTGAACGAGGAGACCGATTCCGACAACGATTCCGATAGCTTGGACAGCGATTGGGAAGCGTTAGCCACTTCTTGGGAAGCGGCCGCCGCTTCCTCGCTCGCGGCCGCGATCGTCTCGATGGCGTTTAAAATATTGCCGGATTGGGCGGTTTGCTCCTCGGCGGCGGCTGCGATCTCCAATACTCTAGCGGAAGTGTTCTCGACCATTCCGACGATAGAGCCGAACGCTTGGCCGCTCTGCTCGGTATACGCAGCCGTCTGCTCCGTAGCCTTGACGCTCTGCTTCATATTGTTTTGCATGCTGCGGATGATGCCGGCGATTTCCTTCGTCGCGTCGCTGCTCCGCTCCGCGAGCTTTCGAACCTCGTCGGCGACGACCGCGAAGCCGCGTCCATGGTCGCCCGCCCGGGCCGCCTCGATGGCCGCGTTCAGCGCCAGCAAGTTCGTCTGATCCGCGATCTCGTCGATGACCTCCACGATTTCCCCGATCTTGTCCGAGTCGCTTTCCAGAATGTTGATCTGCCGGCAAAGCTCGTTCATCCCGTCAGAGGTTTTCTGGATGATTATCCCGCCCTCCCGGGCGATTTCGGACGTCTTCCCTGCGATTTCCGCCGCGTGTTCCGTATTGGACGCGATCGTCTCCATGCTGGCGTTGAGCTCTTTAAACAACTCGTTAATTTGAAGCGCGGCCGCGGACTGTTCTTGGTTGCCGCTGGCGATTTCCTCGGTCGAAGCGGAGATTTCCTGAGACGCTCCCGACACTTCGCGGGACGAATCTATGATATTGCGGATGATGGCTTGATAACTGGAGAGCATAGAGTTGAACGATTTCGCCAGCTGCCCGATTTCGTCCTTGCCGGTGTCCGGCAGGCGCCGCGTCAAGTCTCCCTCGTTGTTCGCCAGCTCGCCCATCGTCCGAGCGATCGTCTTCAACGGACGGAGCCTCGCGAATAGCAACCAGATGGAGCCGGCCATCGCGAAGGATACGACGACGATCAAACCGATCATGACGTACAGCATGAAGTAGAAGCGGTTTTGCGCCGTTTCGGTTTCCTGCTCCGCTCGCGTATTCATTACGTTTTGGAATTCGTCGATCGGCTCCATAATCATTTTCTTATCGGCATCGTACTGTTCGCTGAACATAAGCTTGCGGGCCTCGTCGAAGTTGCCGGCCTCCGCAGCCGCGATCGCGGCATCCTCCGTCCGGACGAGCGAGTCGGATCGGCGCTTGGCCTCTTCGATCAGCTCCAATTCTTCGATGGGGGAGCCGAGCTCCTTCAATCGCTCGACGACCCGATCCCGGGTTTTCGTCTCGTTGACCTCTCGCCAGTAGTTATCGTAATGCTTCCGTTCCCCGAACTGTACGAAATTTCTTGCTTCGTTGGTCAAGTAATCGGATGCGTCCGCCAAGTCGATCCCGAGCTGCTTGAATTCCCCCTGGCGGCTCACGGCATCCCGTACATTCGAATAGTCGGATTGAAGCTGCCATACGGAATACGAAAGAGCTCCCCCCAACAGTAAAAACACAATCCCCATAGACTTGAGCAGCGTAGAAATCTTCATCGCGGCATGTCACCCTTTCAGCAGGTTTTCTAGTGATGTTATGGGTTGTACATATGTAGTCTATGAGGATAAAGCCCTATGCGTAAACGCTTTAATAACCGTTTCAAATCCTATTGACGCTGCCAAGATTTATATGGTAAACGGGGTCCGAGGGTTAAAAAGGCAGGACACGAAAAGGGCCCCCCGGCAAGCAGTTCGTCTGCTTGCGCGGGAAGCCCCGACGGGTAATCCTATGGTTTCAATAACTTCAATTCACCATCTGCAAGATCGCCTTCGAGCAATCCTCCGGATTCGTTTGTTTCAGCATCTGCGTCACCGCGCGCCGCCGCTGCAGCACTTCGTCGTATTGCATGACGAGCCGGTTGAACCAGTAATCGATCGTCTCGACCGACTTCAGCTGCTCGCCGAAGCCGTTGCTCGTGAAATACTGCGCGTTCTCCTCTTCCTGCCCCGGAATCGCCTCGTGGAACAGCATCGGCAGCCCCTTCGCGAGCGCCTCCGTGCACGTCATGCCGCCGGGCTTCGTAATGAGCAAATCGGAAATTTCCATCAGCTTGTCGACGTCGCGCGTAAAGCCGAGCAGCTTGATGTTTTCGT is part of the Paenibacillus antri genome and encodes:
- a CDS encoding methyl-accepting chemotaxis protein, translating into MKISTLLKSMGIVFLLLGGALSYSVWQLQSDYSNVRDAVSRQGEFKQLGIDLADASDYLTNEARNFVQFGERKHYDNYWREVNETKTRDRVVERLKELGSPIEELELIEEAKRRSDSLVRTEDAAIAAAEAGNFDEARKLMFSEQYDADKKMIMEPIDEFQNVMNTRAEQETETAQNRFYFMLYVMIGLIVVVSFAMAGSIWLLFARLRPLKTIARTMGELANNEGDLTRRLPDTGKDEIGQLAKSFNSMLSSYQAIIRNIIDSSREVSGASQEISASTEEIASGNQEQSAAALQINELFKELNASMETIASNTEHAAEIAGKTSEIAREGGIIIQKTSDGMNELCRQINILESDSDKIGEIVEVIDEIADQTNLLALNAAIEAARAGDHGRGFAVVADEVRKLAERSSDATKEIAGIIRSMQNNMKQSVKATEQTAAYTEQSGQAFGSIVGMVENTSARVLEIAAAAEEQTAQSGNILNAIETIAAASEEAAAASQEVANASQSLSKLSESLSESVSSFKV